A part of Pararhizobium sp. A13 genomic DNA contains:
- a CDS encoding nickel/cobalt transporter → MRRTVHLLGLALTLSVACAALAHAQSPLGIGTAEPAFKTTGIFGGFFAFVNMEQQRFYHTLTEAIKGMRENPWQLWSLIGLSFAYGVFHAAGPGHGKAVISSYMIANETELKRGVLLSFLSSMMQGGVAILLVGAAYLVLRGSSISMTQATHFLEIVSYALIAAFGGWLLFRKLRGLRQRRPAPALAQDAHHGHSAHEHDHGHHHDHAHHSHDHHGHSHRPGEVCDTCGHAHAPDPSMLKGDRFALREAWSAIIAVGLRPCSGALIVLSFALLNGLYLGGVLSVFAMSIGTAITVSALATLAVTAKDLAVRYASGGNAAMRISNGIEISGALLVLVLGVVLLGASLQG, encoded by the coding sequence CACGGCCGAGCCGGCCTTCAAGACGACGGGCATCTTCGGCGGTTTCTTCGCCTTCGTGAACATGGAGCAGCAGCGCTTCTATCATACGCTGACGGAAGCGATCAAAGGCATGCGGGAGAACCCCTGGCAGCTCTGGTCGCTGATCGGGCTCTCCTTCGCCTATGGTGTTTTTCACGCCGCCGGCCCCGGCCACGGCAAGGCGGTGATCTCCTCCTACATGATTGCCAATGAGACCGAGCTGAAGCGCGGCGTGCTCCTGTCGTTTCTCTCCTCGATGATGCAAGGCGGCGTTGCCATCCTGCTGGTCGGCGCCGCCTATCTCGTGCTGCGTGGTTCCTCGATCTCGATGACGCAGGCGACGCATTTTCTTGAAATAGTCAGCTACGCCCTGATCGCAGCGTTCGGCGGCTGGCTGCTGTTCCGCAAGCTGCGTGGGCTGCGGCAGCGTCGACCAGCACCGGCATTGGCGCAGGATGCCCATCATGGTCACAGCGCCCATGAGCACGATCATGGACACCACCACGACCACGCGCATCATTCCCACGACCATCACGGCCACAGCCATCGGCCGGGCGAGGTCTGCGACACCTGCGGCCATGCGCATGCGCCCGATCCGTCGATGCTGAAGGGCGATCGCTTCGCGCTGCGGGAAGCCTGGTCGGCGATCATCGCCGTCGGCTTGCGGCCCTGCTCCGGCGCGCTGATCGTCCTGAGCTTCGCGCTTTTGAACGGGCTTTATCTCGGCGGCGTGCTGTCGGTCTTCGCCATGTCGATCGGCACTGCCATCACCGTCTCGGCGCTGGCAACGTTGGCTGTAACCGCCAAGGACCTGGCCGTGCGCTATGCCTCAGGCGGAAACGCGGCGATGCGGATCAGCAACGGCATCGAAATCTCGGGCGCGCTGCTGGTGCTGGTGCTGGGCGTCGTGCTGCTCGGGGCGTCGCTACAGGGCTAG